A part of Hirundo rustica isolate bHirRus1 unplaced genomic scaffold, bHirRus1.pri.v3 scaffold_216_arrow_ctg1, whole genome shotgun sequence genomic DNA contains:
- the LOC120747822 gene encoding olfactory receptor 14J1-like, with protein MSNSSSISHFLLLALADTRQLQLLHFCLFLGISLAALLGNGLIISAVACGHLLHTPMFFFLLNLALTDLGSILTTVPKAMHNSLWDTRTISYTGCALQLFVFVFFMSAEFSLLTIMCYDRYVSICKPLHYGTLLGSRACAHMAAAAWASAFLYSLLHTANTFSLPLCHGNVLGQFFCEIPHILKLSCSKSYLRELGLLVFSISLALCCFVFIVFSYVQIFRAVLRIPSGQGRHKAFSTCLPHLAVVSLFVSTGMFAYLKPPSISSPSLDLALSVLYSVVPPALNPLIYSLRNQELKAAVWRLMIGWFWKH; from the coding sequence atgtccaacagcagctccatcagccacttcctcctgctggcattggcagacacgcggcagctgcagctcctgcacttctgcctcttcctgggcatctccctggctgccctcctgggcaacggcctcatcatcagcgccgtagcctgcggccacctcctgcacacgcccatgttcttcttcctgctcaacctggccctcaccgacctgggctccatcctcaccactgtccccaaagccatgcacaattccctctgggacaccaggaccaTCTCCTACACAGGATGTGCACTGCAActctttgtttttgtctttttcatgtCAGCAGAGTTTTCCCTCCTGACCATCATGTGCTATGACCGCtacgtgtccatctgcaaacccctgcactacgggaccctcctgggcagcagagcttgtgcccacatggcagcagctgcctgggccagtgcctttctctaTTCACTGCTGCACACGGCCAATACATTTTCCTtgcccctgtgccatggcaatgtcctgggccagttcttctgtgaaatcccacacatcctcaagctctcctgctccaaatCCTATCTCAGGGAACTTGGGCTtcttgtattttccatttctttagcATTGTGTTgctttgtgttcattgttttctcctatgtgcagatcttcagggctgtgctgaggatcccctctgggcagggacggcacaaagccttttccacctgcctccctcatcTGGCTGTTGTCTCTCTATTTGTCAGCACAGGCATGTTTGCCTACCTTaagcccccctccatctcctccccatccctggatctggccctgtcagttctgtactcagtggtgcctccagccctgaaccccctcatctacagcctgag